One Edaphobacter flagellatus genomic region harbors:
- a CDS encoding flagella basal body P-ring formation protein FlgA: MAIAPAGYRVQTVRWDPVLQRRWATVSSCEHPEWPPYTVLLRDGGASSNKIAHPSIVVHIGDTVRLRNQEKFLRIEMAVIAEEGGALGDTIRVRLPGLATSESTSGLGSFPRTARAVVLGPHDVEMEP, translated from the coding sequence ATGGCGATTGCACCTGCAGGATATCGTGTGCAGACAGTACGATGGGACCCTGTACTGCAGCGCAGATGGGCCACCGTAAGCTCATGCGAGCATCCCGAGTGGCCTCCATACACAGTGCTGCTGCGAGATGGAGGCGCATCTTCTAACAAGATTGCACATCCCTCAATTGTCGTGCATATCGGAGATACGGTTCGACTGCGAAACCAGGAAAAATTTCTCCGTATCGAAATGGCTGTCATTGCTGAGGAAGGCGGAGCGCTGGGGGACACTATACGCGTTCGCCTCCCGGGTCTTGCAACATCAGAAAGCACTTCTGGCCTCGGTTCTTTTCCTAGAACAGCGCGGGCTGTTGTGTTGGGACCGCATGACGTGGA
- the flgG gene encoding flagellar basal-body rod protein FlgG, translating to MIRALYTAASGMSAQQANLDTVANNLANSATAGFRRRRLQFEDMIYQNMITPGSPESQQTTAAGLQIGLGTRSAATEMVMTQGDFNQTGNSLDLAIQGAGFFQITRPDGTIAYTRAGNFHRNNQGTIVTAEGDTLLPSITIPSNATNITISQYGVISATIPGQATPSQLGTIQLATFANPGGLNSIGGNLFQQTGSSGNAITDVPGGNTGMGTLQQGYLENSNVDVVAEFVQMILAQRAYESNSKVVHVADDMYSQINNMVR from the coding sequence ATGATTCGAGCTTTGTATACGGCAGCAAGCGGTATGAGCGCACAGCAGGCGAACCTGGATACCGTCGCCAACAATCTTGCGAACTCTGCGACTGCAGGATTTCGACGTCGCAGACTCCAGTTCGAAGACATGATTTATCAGAACATGATCACTCCCGGGTCACCGGAAAGCCAGCAGACCACTGCTGCCGGTCTGCAGATTGGTCTCGGCACGCGTTCGGCTGCGACGGAGATGGTGATGACGCAAGGTGACTTCAATCAGACAGGCAATAGCCTGGATCTTGCGATTCAAGGCGCCGGGTTCTTTCAGATCACAAGGCCTGACGGCACAATTGCCTATACCCGTGCGGGAAACTTTCATCGCAACAACCAAGGAACGATCGTAACAGCCGAGGGAGATACGCTCCTGCCTTCGATCACCATCCCCTCGAACGCTACAAACATCACGATCTCACAGTATGGCGTTATCTCGGCGACGATCCCAGGACAAGCAACACCTTCGCAGCTTGGCACCATTCAGCTTGCAACTTTCGCCAATCCGGGCGGCTTGAACTCAATTGGCGGAAATCTGTTTCAACAAACGGGGTCATCAGGCAATGCTATTACGGATGTTCCCGGTGGCAATACAGGCATGGGAACACTGCAGCAGGGATATCTCGAAAACTCGAACGTCGATGTCGTCGCTGAATTTGTGCAGATGATTCTGGCGCAGCGCGCTTACGAGAGCAACTCAAAGGTAGTACACGTTGCGGATGACATGTACTCGCAGATCAACAACATGGTTCGTTGA
- a CDS encoding flagellar hook-basal body protein: protein MPNFGTRPASVSGMDSGLYAAYTGLAARTQALDTAANNVANAGTNGFRAQRDYFRGVLVEGLAADSLAQSQVGQTVNGFGILGGNALDMGQGQLAATGNPLDLAIQGQGFFAVQTANGVRYTRDGAFTRSSTGVLQTSQGEPVLDANQKTITIPSGDIRISSDGSVSVTNQDGSALVGQIGIFDFANRYALTAEGVNRFAAGDAKPIAATGSIQQGAIEGANQDAIHGTMQLVLVQRQAEMMQKALSVFNNDFDKTAAEELPRV, encoded by the coding sequence ATGCCGAACTTTGGCACGCGACCTGCTTCAGTCTCCGGCATGGACAGTGGACTCTATGCCGCATACACCGGCCTGGCCGCTCGCACGCAGGCGCTCGACACCGCCGCCAACAATGTAGCGAACGCGGGCACCAACGGCTTCCGCGCACAACGCGACTACTTCCGCGGTGTTCTTGTCGAAGGGCTCGCTGCCGACTCGCTGGCGCAGTCTCAGGTCGGCCAGACAGTCAACGGCTTCGGCATCCTGGGGGGCAACGCGCTCGATATGGGGCAAGGACAGCTTGCCGCCACGGGCAATCCTCTCGACCTGGCGATTCAAGGACAGGGTTTCTTCGCCGTCCAGACAGCTAATGGAGTCCGTTACACACGCGATGGCGCATTTACGCGCTCTTCAACGGGAGTTCTTCAGACAAGCCAGGGAGAACCGGTACTGGATGCGAACCAAAAGACCATCACGATTCCCAGCGGAGATATTCGTATCTCGTCCGACGGCAGTGTCTCCGTTACGAACCAGGACGGAAGCGCACTGGTTGGCCAGATAGGCATCTTCGACTTCGCGAATCGATATGCGCTGACGGCAGAGGGAGTCAACCGTTTTGCGGCTGGCGACGCCAAGCCGATCGCAGCCACTGGCTCTATACAGCAAGGCGCTATTGAAGGCGCCAATCAGGATGCCATTCACGGCACGATGCAGCTTGTTCTGGTGCAGCGTCAGGCAGAGATGATGCAGAAGGCGCTCAGCGTCTTCAATAACGATTTTGACAAGACCGCGGCTGAAGAGCTGCCGCGAGTCTGA
- a CDS encoding response regulator, with translation MRKGESKTSGGQVRALIIDDSAVMRKVIERALRQSGLELTEVVEASNGEEALAALRADSDSAAKIGLIMSDINMPVMDGLQFLEARRDQKLAPGVPVVMITTEGSEPFVLRAIAAGAQGYICKPFTADQVKARVMPLLTAA, from the coding sequence ATGAGAAAAGGAGAGTCGAAGACGAGCGGAGGACAGGTGCGGGCATTAATCATTGATGATTCGGCGGTGATGAGAAAGGTGATCGAGCGGGCGCTGCGGCAGTCCGGTCTCGAACTGACTGAGGTGGTGGAGGCTTCAAACGGGGAAGAGGCGCTTGCTGCGCTGCGAGCCGATAGCGACAGTGCGGCCAAGATTGGCCTCATCATGAGCGATATCAATATGCCGGTGATGGACGGACTACAGTTTCTTGAGGCGCGGCGAGATCAGAAGCTCGCGCCTGGCGTTCCGGTTGTGATGATTACGACGGAAGGAAGTGAGCCATTCGTCCTGCGGGCGATCGCTGCCGGAGCGCAAGGTTATATCTGTAAGCCATTCACAGCGGATCAGGTGAAGGCTCGTGTGATGCCGTTGCTGACTGCGGCCTGA